A single region of the Halobacterium wangiae genome encodes:
- the wecB gene encoding non-hydrolyzing UDP-N-acetylglucosamine 2-epimerase, which translates to MNVCSVVGVRPEFVMATPVVSELAASGHETTLVHTGQHHDDALSTVFFEELSLPSPDHHLGVGSVPRDEQVAGAVARLVPVLASTAHDAVVVYGDTTSTLAGALAASTTNTPLVHVEAGLRSGDWSMTEERTRVLVDHVADLRFAPTRGARTTLADEGVTRGVHEVGDVRADAVAMARDVTPAALPDVPDEYVLATVHRAATTDDESTLRDVFGGLANARLPVVLPLHPRTADRLREFDRYGWAADRVALVEPTGYAAFLELVESASAVATDSGGVQREAAYLGTPCVTLRDTTEWKGTVRRGQNVLAGTDPESVSASIDAATAERGHDADPPTGAASDIVATLEAWTDGAQSGEPSVPGGVP; encoded by the coding sequence GTGAACGTCTGCTCGGTCGTCGGCGTCCGCCCGGAGTTCGTGATGGCGACGCCGGTCGTCAGCGAACTCGCGGCGAGCGGCCACGAGACGACGCTCGTCCACACCGGCCAGCACCACGACGACGCGCTCTCGACGGTGTTCTTCGAGGAGCTGTCGCTGCCGTCGCCGGACCACCACCTCGGTGTCGGGTCCGTCCCTCGCGACGAACAGGTCGCCGGCGCCGTCGCGCGCCTCGTCCCGGTTCTCGCGTCGACTGCCCACGACGCCGTCGTCGTCTACGGGGACACGACGTCGACGCTGGCGGGTGCGCTCGCAGCCAGCACGACGAACACGCCGCTCGTACACGTCGAGGCCGGCCTCCGGAGCGGCGACTGGTCGATGACCGAAGAGCGGACCCGCGTCCTCGTCGACCACGTCGCCGACCTCCGGTTCGCCCCGACCCGCGGCGCGCGCACCACGCTCGCGGACGAGGGCGTGACCCGGGGCGTCCACGAGGTCGGCGACGTCCGCGCCGACGCCGTCGCGATGGCCCGCGACGTCACCCCGGCGGCACTCCCGGACGTTCCCGACGAGTACGTGCTCGCGACGGTCCACCGCGCCGCCACGACGGACGACGAGTCGACACTCCGGGACGTGTTCGGGGGGCTCGCGAACGCCCGCCTCCCGGTGGTCCTCCCGCTGCACCCCCGGACTGCCGACCGGCTCCGCGAGTTCGACCGCTACGGCTGGGCGGCCGACCGGGTCGCGCTCGTCGAACCGACCGGGTACGCCGCGTTCCTCGAACTGGTCGAGAGCGCGTCTGCCGTCGCCACCGACTCAGGCGGCGTCCAGCGGGAGGCTGCCTACCTCGGGACGCCGTGCGTGACGCTCCGCGACACCACTGAGTGGAAGGGGACAGTGCGGCGTGGGCAGAACGTCCTCGCGGGGACGGACCCGGAGTCCGTCTCGGCGTCGATCGACGCCGCGACCGCCGAACGTGGACACGACGCTGACCCCCCGACCGGCGCGGCGAGCGATATCGTCGCGACCCTGGAAGCGTGGACGGACGGAGCGCAGTCCGGGGAGCCGTCCGTCCCGGGAGGAGTGCCGTGA
- a CDS encoding glycosyltransferase family 4 protein yields MRVLNLVPSAESTAFRGQVCALRDRGVDCTTLAVPGSHVPGERARSPLDYLVHLGRALRAAADDVDVVHANQGVVAPTALLTPGLPTVVSLWGTDLYGPLGPVSRACARAATEAVVMSAAMADELDADCRVVPHGVDTERFRPRDPQEARDTLGWDDSRVHVVYPYAPERTVKNFPRARRVVAAAADELEDRPVLHAVTGVPHAEMPTYLNAGDVLLLTSDHEGSPNAVKEALACNLPVVSTPVGDVPERLEGVDPSAVAETDEGLVDALVDVLSRAERSNGRQCVAGLDRDWTARELESVYRSALADA; encoded by the coding sequence ATGCGCGTCCTCAACCTCGTCCCCAGCGCGGAGTCGACGGCGTTCCGCGGGCAGGTGTGCGCGCTCCGCGACCGTGGTGTCGACTGCACCACGCTCGCTGTCCCCGGCAGCCACGTCCCCGGTGAGCGCGCGCGTTCCCCACTCGACTACCTCGTCCACCTCGGCCGCGCGCTCCGAGCGGCGGCCGACGACGTCGACGTTGTGCACGCGAACCAGGGTGTCGTCGCGCCGACGGCGCTGCTGACACCGGGTCTCCCGACGGTCGTCTCGCTCTGGGGGACCGACCTCTACGGACCGCTCGGCCCGGTCAGCCGGGCCTGTGCGCGGGCTGCGACGGAGGCCGTCGTGATGTCCGCGGCAATGGCCGACGAACTCGACGCCGACTGTCGGGTCGTCCCGCACGGCGTCGACACCGAGCGATTCCGCCCGCGCGACCCCCAGGAGGCCAGGGACACCCTCGGCTGGGACGACAGTCGAGTGCACGTCGTCTACCCCTACGCCCCGGAGCGGACGGTCAAGAACTTCCCGCGAGCACGACGAGTCGTCGCCGCTGCCGCGGACGAACTCGAGGACAGGCCGGTGCTCCACGCCGTCACGGGCGTCCCACACGCGGAGATGCCGACGTACCTGAACGCCGGCGACGTGCTCCTGCTCACCTCCGACCACGAGGGGTCGCCGAACGCCGTCAAGGAGGCGCTCGCCTGTAATCTCCCGGTCGTCTCGACGCCCGTCGGCGACGTCCCCGAGCGACTCGAGGGCGTCGACCCGTCTGCCGTCGCGGAGACCGACGAGGGGCTGGTCGACGCGCTCGTCGACGTGCTCTCCCGGGCCGAACGCTCGAACGGCCGGCAGTGCGTCGCGGGCCTCGACCGCGACTGGACCGCCCGGGAACTCGAGAGCGTCTACCGGTCGGCTCTCGCAGATGCGTAG
- a CDS encoding AAC(3) family N-acetyltransferase encodes MRRHDVYAHAARSLLADWRRDRSPVEELPAAALRDALDGFDADVAVVYAGLSDVVAALGGDPYERLQDALLAQFDAVLTPGFTFSFRDTGFVDLDRAPPEVGTFGRRFLADADGRTDDPVFSLLWTGAFEFDTDGTDCSYGPGGYWRELHDRDVLYLNVGTDRFRCSAFHVAELRHDVPYVSCAEHRGVVRHGGTTRTVAHRAPVDDHYRRFARRSVLEELGDALVDQSVCGLRVQGCRASDVDALLDDRLDSDPYYLVT; translated from the coding sequence ATGCGTAGACACGACGTCTACGCCCACGCCGCCCGCTCCCTCCTCGCGGACTGGCGGCGGGATCGGTCACCAGTCGAGGAGCTCCCGGCGGCCGCGCTCCGGGACGCCCTGGACGGGTTCGACGCGGACGTCGCCGTGGTGTACGCGGGACTCTCGGACGTGGTGGCCGCCCTGGGCGGCGACCCCTACGAACGCCTCCAGGACGCACTGCTCGCACAGTTCGACGCGGTCCTCACGCCGGGGTTCACGTTCTCCTTCCGGGACACCGGGTTCGTCGACCTCGACCGGGCACCCCCGGAGGTCGGCACGTTCGGGCGACGGTTCCTCGCAGACGCCGACGGTCGGACCGACGACCCCGTGTTCTCGCTCCTCTGGACCGGCGCCTTCGAGTTCGACACCGACGGCACCGACTGCAGTTACGGCCCCGGTGGCTACTGGCGAGAACTCCACGACCGGGACGTCCTCTACCTGAACGTCGGCACCGACCGCTTCCGGTGTTCGGCGTTCCACGTCGCGGAACTCCGTCACGACGTGCCGTACGTCTCGTGTGCCGAACACCGCGGCGTCGTCAGGCACGGCGGCACGACGCGCACCGTCGCACACCGCGCGCCGGTGGACGACCACTACCGCCGGTTCGCCCGCCGGAGCGTCCTCGAGGAACTCGGCGACGCGCTCGTCGACCAGTCGGTCTGCGGCCTCAGAGTACAGGGATGTCGAGCGAGCGACGTGGACGCGCTCCTGGACGACCGGCTCGACAGCGACCCCTACTACCTCGTGACGTGA
- a CDS encoding YbjQ family protein codes for MADVTVTTTDGIEGEEVTEYLGIVSGEAVIGANVVSDIAAGIRDVVGGRSGSYEKKIETGRTEAIADIEAEAAEMGADAVVGAALDYEEMAEGMLWVNVSGTAVKTRRE; via the coding sequence ATGGCAGACGTCACAGTGACGACGACGGACGGCATCGAGGGCGAGGAAGTCACCGAGTATCTCGGCATCGTCTCCGGGGAGGCGGTGATCGGCGCGAACGTCGTCAGCGACATCGCGGCCGGCATCCGGGACGTCGTCGGCGGGCGGAGTGGCTCCTACGAGAAGAAGATCGAGACGGGGCGCACGGAGGCCATCGCCGACATCGAGGCGGAAGCCGCCGAGATGGGCGCCGACGCCGTCGTCGGCGCCGCCCTCGACTACGAGGAGATGGCCGAGGGGATGCTGTGGGTGAACGTCTCCGGCACGGCAGTGAAGACGCGGCGGGAGTAG
- the coxB gene encoding cytochrome c oxidase subunit II: MPILGAALRGVVLSPIVPRGTRSYVFEQIYVVFLVLGTLVGIVVIAYMLHKAYTYRASTRHGDDADRPTVGEIPSGSGGGRKLFVSFALSAIIVVSLISWTYFTLLYVESPDTAADEEPLEVDVVAHQFYWEFVYPNGHSERGTLRVPEDRRVRLTVTSADVFHNFGVPELRAKADAVPGERTDTWFEASSPGTYEAHCYELCGTGHSYMDATVQVMEQGAYEEWYANTSNGTAENGTTADASAPIASAAGV, from the coding sequence ATGCCAATCCTTGGCGCGGCACTCCGGGGGGTGGTGCTCTCGCCGATCGTTCCACGAGGGACGCGCTCGTACGTCTTCGAGCAGATCTACGTCGTGTTCCTCGTTCTCGGGACGCTGGTGGGCATCGTCGTCATCGCCTACATGCTCCACAAGGCGTACACGTACCGTGCGTCGACGAGACACGGTGACGACGCGGACCGGCCGACCGTCGGTGAGATACCGTCTGGGAGCGGGGGTGGCCGGAAGCTGTTCGTCTCCTTCGCGCTCAGCGCCATCATCGTCGTCTCGCTCATCTCGTGGACGTACTTCACGCTGCTGTACGTGGAGAGCCCCGACACGGCGGCGGACGAGGAACCGCTCGAGGTGGACGTCGTCGCCCACCAGTTCTACTGGGAGTTCGTCTACCCGAACGGACACTCCGAGCGAGGCACGCTGCGCGTTCCGGAGGACCGTCGCGTTCGGTTGACGGTGACGTCGGCGGACGTGTTCCACAACTTCGGCGTTCCCGAACTGCGCGCGAAAGCCGACGCGGTACCGGGTGAGCGGACGGACACGTGGTTCGAGGCGTCGAGTCCCGGGACCTACGAGGCGCACTGCTACGAACTCTGTGGCACCGGCCACTCCTACATGGACGCCACCGTCCAGGTGATGGAGCAGGGCGCCTACGAGGAGTGGTACGCGAACACGTCGAACGGGACGGCCGAGAACGGTACGACTGCGGACGCGAGCGCGCCAATCGCGTCCGCAGCGGGGGTGTGA
- a CDS encoding cbb3-type cytochrome c oxidase subunit I has product MTGHETPPDDLPPGDAASDAGDERDGRRDSEQPGEDVEVDGGVAGEAVHDDHAFPPKSSVKRWFVTTNHKDVGMLYLVTSLLFLVLGGVLALLMRTQLWAPRAPGTGPLSALAYNQAVSVHGLVMVFWFLSPFAFGFANYVVPLQIGAKDLAFPRLNALSYWLYLASGILLGVSFFQGGSFAGGWTMYAPLNLPRFVPSIGGNSAILALLLFVVSVTVGSVNFLTTIHRMRADGLTLWRLPLFTWTILLTVWMMLFAFAALLAALLILSADRLLGTTYFAAEAASGALLWTHLFWFFGHPEVYIVFFPALGVMAETFQTFTGRRIVGRKWFIAAMVLVALQSFVVWMHHMFLTSINLEIKTLFMVTTIGISLPFDLMVFSLIYTMVKGRIRFTTPFLFSFGGLLLFIVGGITGVFLGAVVLDYEFRGTYWVVAHFHYVMVAGVAALIGGLYYWYPKMTGRMYDEFLGKLHFAVFFVGFNLLYFPMFVAWETPRRSFAYEPGMTPWHQLATVGGFVFGLSFVIMLYNMVVSAYAGEPADDNPWKYGSTAEWAVPSPPPLENFPGVPSYGGGRLQFLGGGSETDAIESGAADSVADGGPPDGVADGAGTADVVGGEVAAQRRRTREETHEPAPSHASIWPFGVGVAAFFALFGLSGFQNGQFPSGAMGTVYVASTGVGLFGVLATLVAMARERFHGPSGPFGESWPFGGVGNVKTGVWIFLASDVVLFGAFIGAYVFLRFSSGWVAWEPIPDNVTPGLVNTYLLLTSSFAVVLALEAAEREHRWGVVASLGTTLVLGLGFLGNKAIEWNHLFHEGVWLSSNVRASTFFLTTGLHAAHVITGLLIAAYMLPRAWRGAYLGDSAPIEHFGLYWHFVDIVWLFLFPLFYIL; this is encoded by the coding sequence ATGACGGGACACGAGACGCCGCCCGACGACCTGCCGCCCGGAGACGCCGCGTCCGACGCTGGGGACGAGCGAGACGGACGCCGAGACAGTGAACAGCCCGGAGAAGACGTCGAAGTCGACGGTGGTGTCGCCGGCGAGGCGGTGCACGACGACCACGCGTTCCCACCGAAGAGTTCGGTGAAGCGGTGGTTCGTCACGACCAACCACAAGGACGTCGGCATGCTCTACCTCGTCACGTCGCTGCTGTTCCTCGTCCTGGGTGGCGTGCTGGCGTTGCTGATGCGGACGCAACTGTGGGCCCCGCGCGCTCCGGGAACCGGGCCGCTGTCCGCGCTCGCCTACAACCAGGCCGTCTCGGTGCACGGCCTGGTGATGGTGTTCTGGTTCCTGTCGCCGTTCGCGTTCGGGTTCGCGAACTACGTCGTCCCCCTCCAGATCGGTGCGAAGGACCTCGCGTTCCCACGGCTGAACGCCCTGAGCTACTGGCTCTACCTCGCCTCCGGCATCCTGCTCGGCGTGTCGTTCTTCCAGGGCGGGTCGTTCGCGGGCGGGTGGACGATGTACGCGCCGCTGAACCTGCCGCGGTTCGTCCCCAGCATCGGCGGGAACTCGGCCATCCTCGCACTGCTGTTGTTCGTCGTGTCGGTGACCGTCGGGTCGGTGAACTTCCTGACGACCATCCACCGGATGCGCGCCGACGGCCTGACGCTCTGGCGGTTGCCGCTGTTCACGTGGACCATCCTGTTGACCGTGTGGATGATGCTGTTCGCGTTCGCGGCGCTGCTGGCGGCCCTGCTCATCCTCTCGGCCGACCGCCTGCTGGGGACGACCTACTTCGCGGCCGAGGCCGCCAGCGGCGCGCTCCTGTGGACACACCTCTTCTGGTTCTTCGGCCACCCCGAGGTGTACATCGTCTTCTTCCCCGCGCTCGGCGTGATGGCGGAGACGTTCCAGACGTTCACTGGCCGCCGAATCGTCGGCCGGAAGTGGTTCATCGCGGCGATGGTGCTGGTCGCGCTCCAGAGCTTCGTCGTCTGGATGCACCACATGTTCCTCACGAGCATCAACCTCGAGATCAAGACGCTGTTCATGGTGACCACCATCGGCATCTCCCTGCCGTTCGACCTGATGGTGTTCTCGCTCATCTACACGATGGTGAAGGGCCGCATCCGATTCACGACGCCGTTCCTCTTCTCCTTCGGGGGGCTGTTGCTGTTCATCGTCGGCGGCATCACGGGCGTGTTCCTGGGCGCCGTCGTCCTCGACTACGAGTTCCGCGGCACCTACTGGGTGGTCGCACACTTCCACTACGTGATGGTCGCGGGCGTCGCCGCGCTCATCGGCGGCCTCTACTACTGGTACCCGAAGATGACCGGCCGGATGTACGACGAGTTCCTCGGGAAGCTCCACTTCGCCGTGTTCTTCGTCGGCTTCAACCTGCTGTACTTCCCGATGTTCGTGGCGTGGGAGACGCCGCGCCGGAGCTTCGCGTACGAGCCCGGGATGACGCCGTGGCACCAGCTCGCGACCGTCGGCGGGTTCGTGTTCGGCCTGTCGTTCGTCATCATGCTCTACAACATGGTGGTCTCGGCGTACGCCGGCGAGCCAGCAGACGACAATCCCTGGAAGTACGGGTCGACGGCCGAGTGGGCGGTTCCGTCGCCGCCGCCGCTTGAGAACTTCCCCGGGGTGCCGAGCTACGGGGGTGGCAGACTCCAGTTCCTCGGCGGGGGCTCGGAGACGGACGCCATCGAGTCCGGCGCGGCCGACAGCGTCGCCGACGGCGGGCCGCCCGACGGTGTCGCCGACGGCGCCGGGACGGCCGACGTTGTCGGCGGTGAGGTCGCGGCCCAGCGCCGTCGCACCCGGGAGGAGACCCACGAACCCGCGCCCAGCCACGCCAGCATCTGGCCGTTCGGCGTCGGCGTCGCGGCGTTCTTCGCGCTGTTCGGGCTCTCCGGCTTCCAGAACGGGCAGTTCCCGTCCGGGGCGATGGGGACCGTCTACGTGGCGTCGACCGGAGTCGGCCTGTTCGGGGTTCTCGCGACGCTGGTCGCGATGGCGCGCGAGCGGTTCCACGGCCCGAGCGGCCCGTTCGGGGAGAGCTGGCCGTTCGGCGGCGTCGGCAACGTCAAGACCGGCGTCTGGATCTTCCTCGCGTCGGACGTGGTGCTGTTCGGGGCGTTCATCGGCGCGTACGTCTTCCTCCGGTTCTCCAGCGGCTGGGTGGCCTGGGAGCCGATTCCGGACAACGTCACGCCCGGCCTCGTGAACACGTACCTCCTGTTGACCAGCAGTTTCGCCGTCGTGCTGGCCCTGGAGGCCGCCGAACGGGAACACCGCTGGGGTGTGGTCGCCAGCCTCGGGACGACGCTGGTGCTCGGCCTCGGGTTCCTCGGCAACAAGGCCATCGAGTGGAACCACCTCTTCCACGAGGGCGTCTGGCTGTCCTCGAACGTGCGCGCGTCCACGTTCTTCCTGACGACGGGGCTCCACGCCGCCCACGTCATCACGGGACTGCTGATAGCGGCGTACATGCTCCCGCGGGCGTGGCGCGGCGCGTACCTCGGTGACAGCGCGCCGATAGAGCACTTCGGGCTCTACTGGCACTTCGTGGACATCGTGTGGCTGTTCCTGTTCCCGCTGTTCTACATCCTGTGA
- a CDS encoding cytochrome C oxidase subunit IV family protein produces the protein MTRLKLYTAIYVVLFVSATVQVLVEQAGMAYWTALGIIVALSFAKAVVVAAYYQHLRWEPRSVTGLVALGLLAALALTVAATYSIT, from the coding sequence ATGACCAGGCTCAAACTGTACACCGCGATCTACGTCGTGTTGTTCGTCTCCGCGACCGTCCAGGTGCTCGTCGAGCAGGCCGGGATGGCCTACTGGACGGCTCTGGGGATCATCGTGGCACTGTCGTTCGCGAAGGCCGTCGTGGTCGCCGCCTACTATCAGCACCTCCGCTGGGAGCCGCGGTCGGTCACCGGTCTCGTCGCACTGGGGCTGCTGGCAGCACTGGCGTTGACCGTCGCGGCGACGTACTCGATAACGTGA
- a CDS encoding DUF7410 domain-containing protein, with protein sequence MQSATGADRRDPVVDVESDVGAEDSVAAACPHCGRPFAETAARDLHVGEVHPEECSTAERTAYEAAREAEREELFYFHLRVVVALGVLYALTVLLYMVVLGSDIL encoded by the coding sequence ATGCAGTCTGCCACCGGCGCGGACCGTCGGGACCCAGTCGTCGACGTCGAGTCGGACGTCGGCGCCGAGGACTCCGTGGCCGCGGCGTGTCCGCACTGTGGTCGCCCGTTCGCGGAGACGGCGGCCCGCGACCTGCACGTCGGCGAGGTCCACCCGGAGGAGTGCTCGACCGCGGAACGCACGGCCTACGAGGCGGCCCGGGAGGCCGAGCGCGAGGAACTGTTCTACTTCCACCTGCGCGTCGTGGTGGCGCTGGGCGTCCTCTACGCGCTCACCGTCCTGCTGTACATGGTCGTCCTCGGCAGCGACATCCTGTAG
- a CDS encoding DUF7546 family protein: MTDSVAARSLAALSRRVSPVALAVVTVVVLAELALLAGYLGFTGAEPTSVRYLLYPFVWVNLAAWAVFTVVPPDASRRVRGAVLAVTAGYLLVLAYVGGVLDVTHLGHGHSHGGPRGLELFTSLPPGWGPTVVYDHAAFTLTLVPYQVVGYLALTYLVYVALLDFAAAALSGALGLLACASCSWPVFASLLAVVLGGAVPTTVYSFAVDLSTAAFVAAVVLLVWRTGGA, encoded by the coding sequence ATGACCGACTCAGTCGCCGCCCGGTCGCTCGCCGCGCTCTCTCGCCGGGTCTCCCCGGTAGCACTCGCCGTCGTCACAGTCGTCGTCCTCGCCGAACTCGCGCTCCTCGCGGGCTACCTCGGCTTCACCGGCGCGGAACCGACCAGCGTCCGCTACCTCCTCTACCCGTTCGTCTGGGTGAACCTCGCCGCGTGGGCCGTCTTCACCGTCGTCCCCCCGGACGCCTCGCGGCGCGTGCGCGGCGCCGTCCTCGCGGTCACGGCGGGCTACCTCCTGGTGCTCGCGTACGTCGGCGGCGTGCTCGACGTCACGCACCTCGGACACGGTCACAGCCACGGCGGCCCCCGTGGCCTCGAACTGTTCACGTCGCTCCCGCCCGGGTGGGGTCCGACGGTGGTCTACGACCACGCCGCGTTCACCCTGACACTCGTCCCCTACCAGGTCGTCGGCTACCTCGCCCTGACCTACCTCGTCTACGTCGCGCTCCTCGACTTCGCCGCGGCCGCCCTCAGCGGCGCGCTCGGTCTGCTGGCCTGCGCCAGTTGTTCGTGGCCGGTGTTCGCGTCGCTGCTCGCCGTCGTCCTCGGCGGCGCCGTCCCGACGACGGTGTACAGCTTCGCAGTCGACCTCTCGACGGCCGCGTTCGTCGCCGCCGTCGTCCTCCTGGTCTGGCGAACGGGGGGCGCGTGA
- a CDS encoding DUF6789 family protein, producing the protein MPESTQAEAATDEPVLGENDEPLTLRVIGSAIVGGIAGLVVMAPIIAGIPLLLGVFEAEPLAAFANLVIRQADATVGLAFFVGGGAFVLPLFFVVTATFLPPREPAYLRGVTIALLFWVTFVFIFWPGANLVVNASFLVLTFAAHVVYGTVLGFVMMRLTGIPHHQV; encoded by the coding sequence ATGCCGGAGAGCACCCAGGCCGAGGCGGCCACCGACGAACCCGTGTTGGGGGAGAACGACGAGCCGCTCACGCTACGTGTGATTGGCAGTGCCATCGTCGGCGGCATCGCCGGCCTCGTCGTCATGGCGCCCATCATCGCCGGCATCCCGTTACTCCTCGGCGTATTCGAGGCGGAACCGCTCGCGGCCTTCGCGAACCTGGTCATCAGGCAGGCGGACGCGACGGTCGGGCTGGCCTTCTTCGTCGGCGGCGGCGCGTTCGTGCTGCCGCTGTTCTTCGTCGTGACGGCGACGTTCCTCCCGCCGAGAGAACCGGCGTACCTGCGCGGTGTGACCATCGCGCTGCTGTTCTGGGTGACCTTCGTCTTCATCTTCTGGCCCGGAGCGAACCTCGTCGTCAACGCCTCGTTCCTGGTCCTGACGTTCGCCGCCCACGTGGTGTACGGAACCGTTCTCGGCTTCGTCATGATGCGACTGACGGGGATCCCACACCACCAGGTCTGA
- a CDS encoding lycopene cyclase domain-containing protein, producing the protein MLPDIGAVFGDYTYLASEVAFGALAFVLLYRADALRRAAVTVVALYPLAYVWDWYTLEIGVFAIELRTGVEFLGIPVEEHLFMVVVPALVVGFHETIHGED; encoded by the coding sequence GTGCTCCCCGACATCGGCGCCGTCTTCGGCGACTACACCTACCTCGCCTCGGAGGTGGCGTTCGGTGCGCTCGCGTTCGTGCTCCTCTACCGAGCCGACGCACTCCGGCGCGCCGCTGTCACAGTCGTGGCGCTCTACCCGCTGGCGTACGTCTGGGACTGGTACACGCTCGAGATCGGCGTCTTCGCGATCGAACTCCGGACCGGCGTGGAGTTCCTCGGCATCCCCGTCGAGGAACACCTCTTCATGGTCGTCGTCCCCGCGCTCGTCGTCGGCTTCCACGAGACGATCCACGGCGAGGACTGA
- a CDS encoding CBS domain-containing protein → MDISNIATNDYIQVESEERLGKVRSIFEEENPKGIIVTKAGQYEGVISERQLIQSHIEDHTKVAALMADAPQVDRTEDVRDTARMLVEGGTKIAPVFEAGDLWGVVSEDAILEAVLENLDALTVGDIFTENVVTIEESETMGRVINLLREHGVSRLPVVDDDDGFLTGIVTRHDIVDFVVRDNTRTTRGDRSGEMERLLDLPVYDEMSSPVATASVADSVRDAVAEMLDNDYSGLVVTPENDDRVVGGILTKTDVLRALSYTEEEHLDVQITNIELLDALTRQEVQERIEQVAGKYSEMNVHHAHVRLHKHKEKLRGTPLIQAQIRLRTNKGQVAGTGEGYGADNAFYVALDKLERNVLELKGIEHDEEYRGQLLRKLNEL, encoded by the coding sequence ATGGATATCTCTAACATCGCGACTAACGACTACATTCAGGTGGAATCCGAGGAACGACTGGGGAAGGTGCGGTCTATCTTCGAGGAGGAGAACCCCAAGGGGATCATCGTCACGAAGGCCGGACAGTACGAGGGAGTCATCTCGGAACGACAGCTGATCCAGTCCCACATCGAGGACCACACGAAGGTCGCCGCGCTGATGGCCGACGCGCCACAGGTCGACCGCACGGAGGACGTGCGGGACACGGCACGGATGCTCGTCGAGGGCGGCACCAAGATCGCGCCGGTGTTTGAGGCCGGCGACCTCTGGGGCGTCGTCAGCGAGGACGCCATCCTCGAGGCCGTCCTCGAGAACCTCGACGCGCTCACCGTCGGCGACATCTTCACCGAGAATGTCGTCACCATCGAGGAGAGCGAGACCATGGGCCGGGTCATCAACCTCCTCCGCGAACACGGCGTCTCCCGGCTGCCCGTCGTGGACGACGACGACGGCTTCCTCACGGGGATCGTCACCCGCCACGACATCGTCGACTTCGTCGTGCGCGACAACACCCGGACCACCCGGGGGGACCGCAGCGGCGAGATGGAGCGTCTGCTCGACCTCCCCGTCTACGACGAGATGTCCAGCCCCGTCGCGACCGCCTCCGTCGCCGACAGCGTGCGCGACGCCGTCGCCGAGATGCTCGACAACGACTACTCCGGCCTCGTCGTCACCCCGGAGAACGACGACCGGGTCGTCGGCGGCATCCTCACCAAGACGGACGTGCTACGCGCACTCTCCTACACTGAGGAGGAACACCTCGACGTCCAGATCACGAACATCGAACTGCTCGACGCGCTCACCCGCCAGGAGGTCCAGGAGCGCATCGAACAGGTCGCGGGCAAGTACAGCGAGATGAACGTCCACCACGCCCACGTCCGCCTCCACAAGCACAAGGAGAAGCTCCGTGGCACCCCACTCATCCAGGCTCAGATCCGCCTCCGCACGAACAAGGGCCAGGTCGCCGGCACCGGCGAGGGCTACGGCGCGGACAACGCCTTCTACGTCGCCCTCGACAAGCTCGAACGGAACGTGCTCGAACTGAAGGGGATCGAACACGACGAGGAGTACCGCGGCCAGCTCCTCCGGAAGCTGAACGAGCTATAG
- the radB gene encoding DNA repair and recombination protein RadB — translation MSDDTHVSTGCDPLDDLLGGGIERGTVTQVYGAPGAGKTNVALSTAVEVAAEGGTAVYIDTEGLSVERFDQLLSARTDDTEDASARIVLSAVHDFEEQAEAVRDAADFAEQADLIVLDSATGFYRLERDDDDHGEALRQVASQVTHLLSLARKHDLAVVITNQVFTDVESDSDRVRPLGGHTLSHWTGVVVRIDRFRGGNRRATVEKHRAQPEGGQARFQITETGIEGVQQH, via the coding sequence GTGAGCGACGACACCCACGTCTCGACCGGCTGCGACCCGCTGGACGACCTGCTCGGCGGCGGCATCGAGCGCGGCACCGTCACGCAGGTGTACGGCGCGCCCGGCGCCGGCAAGACGAACGTCGCGCTCTCGACCGCCGTCGAGGTCGCCGCCGAGGGCGGGACGGCCGTCTACATCGACACCGAGGGGCTCTCCGTCGAGCGCTTCGACCAGCTACTGTCGGCGCGTACGGACGACACCGAGGACGCCTCCGCGCGCATCGTCCTCTCTGCGGTCCACGACTTCGAGGAGCAGGCCGAGGCCGTCAGGGACGCCGCCGACTTCGCCGAGCAGGCGGACCTCATCGTCCTCGACTCCGCCACCGGCTTCTATCGCCTCGAACGCGACGACGACGACCATGGCGAGGCGCTCCGGCAGGTTGCCAGCCAGGTCACCCACCTGCTGTCGCTCGCCCGGAAGCACGACCTCGCGGTGGTCATCACGAACCAGGTGTTCACCGACGTGGAGAGCGACAGCGACCGCGTACGCCCGCTCGGCGGCCACACGCTCTCCCACTGGACGGGCGTCGTGGTCCGCATCGACCGCTTCCGCGGCGGCAACCGCCGCGCGACCGTCGAGAAACACCGCGCCCAGCCCGAGGGCGGCCAGGCTCGCTTCCAGATTACCGAGACCGGCATCGAGGGCGTCCAGCAGCACTAG